From Calditrichota bacterium, one genomic window encodes:
- a CDS encoding TRAP transporter small permease, translating into MQKLTKTITKTLEIFLISLMALIVIDVSWQIFTRFILKDPSSYTEELAGFLLIWIGLLGASYALYTRAHLGIDILTTQLKGTKRKGAEILIYSIVSLFALFVLVVGGLRLVDLTFTLNQISPAMGIPMGYVYLVLPLTGILMIYYSVVFIIDAWRKQPGEFSTQQTNVID; encoded by the coding sequence ATGCAAAAGCTTACAAAGACAATAACAAAAACTTTGGAGATTTTTTTGATATCTCTGATGGCACTGATTGTTATTGATGTTTCATGGCAAATATTTACGCGGTTTATATTAAAAGATCCAAGTTCATACACAGAGGAACTTGCCGGGTTTCTATTGATTTGGATAGGATTGTTGGGGGCATCGTATGCTCTATATACCCGTGCCCATCTTGGGATTGATATTTTGACAACACAACTTAAGGGTACCAAAAGAAAAGGCGCGGAGATATTGATCTATTCCATTGTATCGCTTTTTGCATTGTTTGTATTGGTTGTTGGTGGATTAAGATTAGTTGACCTGACTTTTACACTAAATCAAATCTCTCCGGCAATGGGAATACCGATGGGTTATGTTTACCTGGTATTACCTCTAACAGGGATTTTAATGATCTATTATTCGGTCGTTTTTATAATTGATGCCTGGCGAAAACAACCGGGAGAGTTTTCAACTCAGCAAACTAATGTAATTGATTAA
- a CDS encoding sugar kinase yields MLVPTSMGVRITPVNGQAVHCSDTFKMQATSAETNVASVSSYLGLPVKVLTTFVKGSPIARFIKDNLAGRHMDYEGPEVEQGNPWGYRHQFNIADSGIGARGPRVQNDRAGEVGRTLNVKDFDLDRIFGEEGVQIMHLSGLIAALSPETSKFCLELARAARKYGTRVSFDLNYRASFWVNREKELAEIFSEIAGVSDILIGNEEDFQLCLGIEGPDAGGKDISAKIDGFKKMINRVKEAYPIASVFATTLREVVSANSHLWGGIMRAGDHWEVVEPREIGVIDRIGGGDGFVGGMLYAILKGWEPEKWIQFGWASGALAATQLTDYGQPADEDMVWSIWNGNARVKR; encoded by the coding sequence ATGTTGGTGCCAACCAGTATGGGTGTACGAATTACCCCGGTAAATGGTCAGGCTGTACATTGCAGCGATACTTTCAAAATGCAGGCAACAAGTGCAGAAACAAATGTGGCAAGTGTATCATCTTACCTTGGGTTGCCAGTAAAAGTATTAACAACTTTTGTAAAAGGCAGTCCAATAGCGCGCTTCATAAAGGATAACCTTGCGGGAAGACACATGGATTATGAAGGTCCTGAAGTTGAGCAGGGAAATCCGTGGGGATATCGGCATCAATTTAATATTGCAGACAGCGGTATCGGTGCGCGAGGTCCACGGGTTCAAAACGACCGCGCAGGTGAAGTTGGCCGGACGCTTAATGTTAAAGATTTTGATCTTGATCGCATTTTTGGAGAAGAGGGAGTTCAAATTATGCACTTATCCGGATTAATTGCTGCGTTGTCTCCCGAAACCAGTAAGTTCTGTTTAGAACTGGCAAGGGCGGCGAGAAAATATGGAACGCGGGTTTCATTCGATCTTAATTACAGGGCATCATTTTGGGTAAACCGCGAAAAAGAATTAGCAGAGATCTTTTCAGAAATAGCAGGTGTTTCAGATATCCTGATTGGCAATGAAGAAGATTTCCAGTTATGCCTCGGTATTGAAGGACCTGATGCAGGCGGTAAAGATATTTCAGCTAAAATTGACGGTTTTAAAAAAATGATTAACCGGGTAAAAGAGGCTTATCCAATTGCTTCTGTCTTTGCAACAACCTTGCGTGAAGTTGTTAGTGCGAACAGTCATCTTTGGGGTGGAATTATGCGTGCCGGAGATCATTGGGAAGTTGTTGAGCCACGTGAGATTGGTGTAATTGATCGTATTGGCGGTGGAGATGGATTTGTTGGCGGAATGTTGTATGCCATTTTAAAAGGATGGGAACCCGAAAAATGGATCCAGTTTGGATGGGCTTCCGGCGCATTGGCGGCCACACAGTTGACGGATTATGGACAGCCCGCCGATGAAGATATGGTCTGGAGTATCTGGAACGGAAATGCAAGGGTGAAAAGATAA
- the gnd gene encoding decarboxylating NADP(+)-dependent phosphogluconate dehydrogenase, giving the protein MKYNIGVIGLGVMGQNLALNIERNKFSVAGFDLDEEKRSAAKDKFNGKVMQVCLDLNEFVSALESPKRILMMVPAGNPVDAVISDLKPYLNKNDLLIDGGNTHFPDTERRWKELKKDGISYIGTGVSGGEKGALWGPSIMPGGDPDAWPLVKPILQAIAAKTDEGESCAEWVGEGGAGHFVKMVHNGIEYADMQMICEAYHLMDQSLGMSSDEMHKTFAEWNAGELNSYLIEITGDILAKKDEDSGKPMVDVILDTAGQKGTGKWTSIAALDLGIPVQTIAEAVFARTLSAIKEERVKASKKLNGPDHLYDGDRTEFVEMIRKALFASKICSYAQGFQLMRAADEEYGWNLNFGNIALLWRAGCIIRAQFLDNIKSAFENDINLANLLLDDYFKSVIDATQGAWRKVISKATELGIPVPAFSSALAYYDSYRCERLPANLLQAQRDYFGAHTYERVDKPRGEFFHTQWI; this is encoded by the coding sequence ATGAAATATAATATAGGTGTTATCGGACTTGGTGTTATGGGGCAAAATTTAGCCCTGAATATTGAGCGTAATAAATTTAGTGTTGCCGGATTTGATCTTGATGAAGAAAAAAGATCAGCGGCAAAAGATAAGTTTAACGGAAAAGTTATGCAGGTCTGTTTAGACTTAAATGAGTTTGTTTCGGCATTAGAATCCCCAAAACGCATTTTAATGATGGTGCCTGCTGGTAATCCAGTTGATGCGGTCATCAGCGACCTGAAACCATATCTGAATAAAAATGATTTATTGATCGATGGAGGAAACACACATTTTCCTGATACGGAGAGACGTTGGAAGGAACTTAAAAAAGACGGTATTTCTTATATCGGTACGGGTGTTAGTGGTGGTGAAAAAGGCGCTTTATGGGGACCTTCGATTATGCCCGGCGGAGACCCGGATGCTTGGCCATTGGTCAAACCAATCTTACAGGCAATTGCTGCTAAAACGGATGAAGGTGAATCTTGTGCTGAATGGGTTGGTGAAGGTGGTGCAGGCCATTTTGTGAAAATGGTACATAATGGAATTGAATACGCGGATATGCAGATGATTTGTGAAGCCTATCATTTAATGGACCAATCATTGGGAATGTCTTCTGATGAAATGCATAAAACTTTTGCCGAATGGAATGCAGGAGAATTAAATAGTTATCTTATTGAAATAACCGGTGATATTCTGGCCAAAAAGGATGAAGATTCCGGAAAGCCAATGGTTGATGTTATTCTGGATACAGCCGGTCAAAAAGGAACGGGAAAGTGGACAAGCATTGCTGCGCTTGATTTGGGCATCCCTGTACAAACTATTGCTGAAGCAGTTTTTGCGCGTACATTAAGCGCAATAAAAGAAGAACGGGTAAAAGCATCTAAAAAGCTAAATGGGCCTGACCATTTATATGATGGCGATAGAACTGAATTTGTAGAAATGATCCGCAAAGCGTTGTTTGCTTCAAAGATTTGCTCTTATGCTCAAGGGTTTCAATTAATGCGTGCTGCGGATGAAGAATATGGCTGGAATCTCAATTTTGGAAATATTGCTCTTTTATGGCGGGCGGGATGTATTATCCGTGCACAATTTTTAGATAATATAAAATCTGCTTTTGAAAATGATATTAACCTTGCAAACCTATTGCTGGATGATTACTTCAAATCTGTCATTGATGCAACACAGGGGGCCTGGCGTAAAGTAATTTCTAAAGCCACAGAATTAGGGATTCCTGTCCCGGCATTTAGCAGTGCATTGGCTTATTATGACAGCTACCGCTGTGAACGTTTGCCAGCTAATCTTTTACAGGCACAGCGTGACTATTTTGGCGCCCATACTTATGAACGTGTGGACAAACCGCGTGGTGAGTTTTTTCATACACAATGGATTTAA
- a CDS encoding TRAP transporter large permease has translation MDISVFVLIISFVILLALNVPIAISIGISTILTMIFTIAPGPAITTVAQQMATGINSFALLAIPFFILSGLLMGRGGIARRLIDFAKVVVGTFPGGLAYVNIVACMFFGAISGSAVAATSAIGGFMIPSMNKEGYDKNFNTALTVTASTTGLLIPPSNILIVYSLASGGVSIAALFIAGYLPGILVGMGLIAVAAFTAVIKGYPKGERYSFIYAGKKLLDAVPSLLLIYIVIGGIIAGVFTATEASAVAVIYSLILAVVVYREVKIKDLPGILLKTVETTAIVMLLIGTSKAMSWILSYENIPQNITAALVGMTDSTIVILLIINVLLLIVGTFMDMTPAVLIFTPIFLPVVVELGIEPLHFGIMMVLNLSIGLCTPPVGSVLFVGCGIGQTSISKLVRPLLPFYIAMIIALMLVTYIPELSLWLPSLFGY, from the coding sequence ATGGATATTTCAGTTTTTGTATTAATCATAAGTTTTGTCATTTTACTGGCCCTTAATGTGCCAATTGCAATAAGTATTGGTATTTCTACAATCCTGACAATGATATTTACAATTGCTCCTGGGCCGGCAATAACTACTGTTGCACAACAAATGGCAACAGGTATAAACAGCTTTGCATTATTGGCGATTCCATTTTTTATTCTTTCGGGATTATTGATGGGACGCGGAGGAATTGCTCGGCGGCTGATTGACTTTGCGAAAGTTGTTGTTGGTACTTTTCCGGGTGGTTTGGCCTATGTAAATATTGTGGCTTGTATGTTTTTTGGCGCGATTTCCGGATCGGCGGTAGCAGCCACATCGGCTATTGGTGGATTTATGATCCCATCCATGAATAAAGAGGGATATGATAAGAATTTTAATACAGCATTAACTGTAACAGCTTCAACAACCGGGCTGCTAATTCCACCGAGTAATATTTTAATAGTTTATTCCCTGGCCAGCGGGGGTGTTTCCATTGCGGCGCTTTTTATAGCAGGATATCTTCCGGGGATTTTGGTAGGAATGGGTTTGATAGCTGTAGCTGCTTTTACTGCAGTAATAAAAGGTTATCCAAAAGGGGAGCGTTATAGTTTTATTTATGCCGGGAAAAAATTACTCGATGCAGTGCCAAGTTTGTTGTTGATTTACATTGTTATCGGCGGGATTATCGCAGGTGTTTTTACAGCAACTGAGGCAAGTGCGGTTGCGGTAATTTACTCACTTATTCTGGCTGTAGTGGTTTATCGCGAAGTAAAAATAAAAGACCTACCGGGCATTCTTCTAAAAACCGTAGAAACAACAGCAATAGTAATGTTACTTATCGGAACATCAAAAGCAATGTCCTGGATTTTATCCTATGAAAATATTCCCCAAAATATAACAGCAGCTTTAGTGGGTATGACGGACAGTACAATTGTTATTTTATTGATTATCAATGTGCTGCTATTAATTGTTGGTACTTTTATGGATATGACGCCAGCAGTATTAATTTTTACGCCCATCTTTTTGCCAGTTGTTGTTGAGCTGGGAATTGAGCCTCTTCATTTTGGCATTATGATGGTGTTAAACTTAAGCATTGGATTGTGTACTCCACCGGTTGGGAGTGTGCTTTTTGTGGGCTGTGGAATAGGGCAGACATCGATTTCAAAGCTTGTACGGCCATTATTGCCATTCTATATCGCTATGATTATTGCTCTAATGCTGGTTACTTATATACCTGAATTAAGTCTGTGGCTACCATCATTGTTTGGTTATTAG
- a CDS encoding pyridoxal-phosphate dependent enzyme, with product MGNWNWKIENKDSLNRTIKRCRNKNIVLPTFEQLKKPETISAEIQEKLKNIAFDELDPLNLFRINWCNDAETKQIGEPNFLEIPKEITGVNARIIGLVGKHFPTGAHKVGATYGCLAPYMVTGRFDPEYHKAVWPSTGNYCRGGTFNSALLGVHPVAILPEEMSKERFSWLKDFGAEIYATPGCESNVKEIYDKCHELEAEGDEYLIMNQFDQFGNPIWHYEVTGYTIEKIFNNIKTGNQRLSGYVSATGSAGTIGAGDYLREISPMIKVLASEALQCPTLFMNGFGGHRIEGIGDKHVPWVHNVKNTDAVCAIDDEDPLRILRLFNDEAGQEWLANKGVAKDVIQQLPLLGISGISNMLSAVKMARFYEMNENDVIFTIFTDSVEMYHSRLDEMNDDWGTYNSQQAETDWTAVIKKQGIDYFKDLTYYDKKAIHNLKYFTWVEQQGKDVEELNAQWYDDNYWPERFSVVSKWDKLIEDFNKEVAK from the coding sequence ATGGGAAACTGGAATTGGAAAATTGAAAATAAAGATTCACTAAATCGCACGATTAAAAGATGCCGAAATAAGAATATTGTTCTACCAACTTTTGAACAACTAAAAAAGCCAGAAACGATTTCAGCTGAAATCCAGGAAAAATTAAAAAACATCGCATTTGATGAATTAGATCCGTTAAACCTTTTCCGTATTAACTGGTGCAACGATGCCGAAACAAAACAAATCGGTGAACCTAATTTTTTAGAAATCCCAAAAGAGATTACAGGCGTTAATGCGCGGATTATAGGATTGGTTGGCAAGCACTTTCCAACTGGTGCACACAAAGTTGGCGCAACATATGGTTGTTTGGCACCTTATATGGTTACAGGGCGTTTCGATCCGGAATATCACAAAGCAGTTTGGCCCTCAACAGGTAATTATTGCCGCGGGGGTACTTTTAACTCGGCATTACTCGGTGTTCATCCTGTAGCCATTCTACCTGAAGAGATGAGCAAGGAACGATTTAGCTGGCTAAAAGATTTTGGAGCTGAAATTTACGCTACGCCGGGATGTGAGAGCAATGTTAAAGAAATTTATGACAAATGCCATGAGCTTGAAGCAGAAGGTGATGAATACCTTATTATGAACCAGTTTGATCAATTTGGTAATCCAATCTGGCATTATGAAGTCACGGGTTATACCATTGAAAAAATCTTTAATAATATTAAAACGGGCAATCAAAGATTGAGCGGCTATGTAAGTGCAACAGGCTCAGCCGGAACAATTGGTGCCGGAGATTATTTACGAGAGATTTCTCCAATGATCAAAGTATTGGCCTCCGAAGCATTGCAATGTCCAACACTTTTTATGAATGGTTTTGGAGGACATCGTATTGAGGGAATTGGCGATAAGCATGTACCTTGGGTGCATAATGTAAAAAACACAGATGCCGTTTGCGCCATTGATGATGAAGATCCGCTTAGGATTTTACGATTGTTTAATGACGAAGCTGGACAAGAATGGCTGGCCAACAAGGGTGTTGCCAAAGACGTAATTCAGCAATTACCTTTGCTTGGTATTTCGGGCATTTCAAATATGCTAAGCGCCGTTAAAATGGCCAGGTTTTATGAGATGAATGAGAACGATGTCATCTTTACTATTTTTACCGATTCGGTTGAAATGTATCATTCCAGGCTGGATGAAATGAATGATGATTGGGGAACTTACAATTCACAGCAAGCAGAAACCGATTGGACTGCGGTTATAAAAAAACAGGGTATCGATTATTTTAAAGATTTAACATATTATGACAAAAAAGCCATCCACAATTTAAAATATTTTACCTGGGTAGAGCAGCAGGGTAAAGATGTGGAAGAACTAAATGCCCAGTGGTACGATGATAATTACTGGCCGGAACGTTTTTCGGTTGTATCAAAATGGGATAAGTTGATTGAGGATTTTAACAAAGAGGTCGCTAAATAA
- a CDS encoding DUF2088 domain-containing protein, giving the protein MLYYAKGSVDTEFSSNNLKEALFEALDKMGKRKKVLAVPPDYTRFHSFAGELTRYLYQYYGEALTEVLPALGTHSAMTSDQINHMFKDVPDDLFRVHDWRNDVVKLGDVPSEFVSEVSEGKLNYTMPAMVNKLLAHGDHDLILSIGQVVPHEVIGMANYNKNIFVGTGGSEGINKSHYLGAVFGMERIMGRAITPVRQVLNYASDHFAKDLPIVYAHTVVGKNAAGDLVVRGLYIGDDMECFEKASELSLQVNFQMLDKELKKVVVYLDPSEFKSTWLGNKSIYRTRMAIADEGELIVLAPGLEEFGEDKEIDKLIRKYGYLTTPEILKLTSENDDLQNNLSAAAHLIHGSSEDRFKITYCPGNLTKEEIESVNFQYADLMQMQKKYDPQKLQDGFNTMPDGEEIFYISNPALGLWAFKDRFK; this is encoded by the coding sequence ATGCTTTATTATGCAAAAGGATCGGTTGATACAGAGTTTAGTTCGAACAACCTGAAAGAAGCTTTGTTTGAGGCTCTGGACAAAATGGGAAAGCGCAAAAAGGTTTTGGCAGTACCGCCGGATTATACGCGTTTTCATTCATTTGCTGGTGAACTTACCCGGTATTTGTATCAATATTATGGTGAAGCCTTGACAGAGGTATTGCCTGCCTTAGGCACACATTCAGCCATGACAAGTGATCAGATAAATCACATGTTTAAGGATGTACCGGATGATTTGTTTCGCGTTCATGATTGGCGAAATGATGTGGTAAAACTTGGCGATGTACCATCTGAATTTGTTAGTGAAGTTTCTGAGGGGAAACTCAATTATACAATGCCGGCAATGGTAAACAAACTTCTGGCGCATGGTGATCATGATTTGATTCTTTCCATTGGTCAGGTTGTCCCGCACGAAGTGATTGGGATGGCCAACTATAATAAAAATATTTTTGTTGGAACGGGCGGTTCTGAAGGAATAAATAAAAGCCATTACCTTGGTGCCGTTTTTGGAATGGAACGTATAATGGGCAGGGCAATAACACCTGTCCGCCAGGTGCTGAATTATGCTTCCGATCATTTTGCGAAAGATTTACCAATTGTTTATGCCCACACTGTTGTCGGTAAAAATGCAGCTGGTGATTTGGTAGTAAGGGGGCTTTATATTGGCGATGACATGGAGTGCTTTGAAAAAGCGTCTGAGCTTTCATTACAAGTGAATTTTCAAATGCTGGATAAAGAGCTAAAAAAGGTAGTGGTATATCTTGATCCTTCTGAGTTTAAAAGTACCTGGCTTGGAAATAAAAGTATATACCGCACACGCATGGCCATTGCAGATGAAGGTGAACTTATCGTTCTTGCTCCGGGTCTGGAAGAGTTTGGGGAGGATAAAGAAATCGACAAGCTGATCAGAAAATATGGCTATCTGACCACACCCGAAATACTCAAACTGACCAGTGAAAATGACGATCTCCAGAATAATTTGAGTGCGGCTGCACATCTTATTCACGGCTCTTCGGAAGACAGGTTTAAAATAACCTATTGCCCGGGGAATCTTACAAAAGAGGAAATAGAAAGTGTAAATTTCCAATATGCAGATTTAATGCAGATGCAAAAAAAGTATGATCCACAAAAGTTGCAAGATGGTTTTAACACCATGCCTGATGGTGAGGAAATATTTTATATCTCCAATCCGGCGCTTGGCTTGTGGGCATTTAAAGACAGATTTAAATAA
- a CDS encoding TRAP transporter substrate-binding protein yields MKILLKTKITLLIVLAGITISCKNESSTTVIKLAHVLDTSHPVHNGMVYMAKKIAEKSGGKMRVDIYPGGQLGGERDLIELLQIGSLAMTKVSTAPMEGFVPEMKIFGVPYIFRNDEHKWNVLNGEIGKNLLLSGEPYYLRGMCYYDAGSRSFYTKEKPVNKPDDLAGLKIRVMKSITAMQMVKSLGGSATPIPWGELYTSLQQGVVDGAENNPPSFYLSKHYEVCKYYSLDEHTAVPDILIMSTVVWNSLSEQEQIWLQEAVDESVEFQKTLWKKASDEALAAVQEAGVQVIYPDKTPFQGAVKEMHESYKGTSIYTLIKQINEIK; encoded by the coding sequence ACTACTGTCATAAAACTGGCTCATGTTTTAGATACCAGCCACCCAGTTCATAATGGGATGGTTTATATGGCTAAGAAGATCGCAGAAAAATCTGGTGGAAAAATGCGCGTTGATATTTATCCGGGTGGCCAATTGGGTGGAGAGCGTGATCTGATTGAATTGTTGCAGATTGGAAGTTTGGCGATGACCAAAGTATCTACCGCGCCAATGGAGGGATTTGTTCCAGAAATGAAGATATTTGGTGTACCATATATCTTTCGCAACGATGAACATAAATGGAATGTTTTAAATGGAGAAATTGGTAAAAACTTATTGCTTTCCGGCGAGCCTTACTACTTGAGAGGTATGTGTTACTATGATGCAGGCAGCCGCAGTTTTTATACAAAAGAAAAACCGGTTAATAAACCTGATGATCTTGCCGGGTTGAAAATCCGCGTAATGAAAAGTATTACAGCAATGCAAATGGTTAAATCACTCGGAGGGTCAGCTACTCCAATTCCCTGGGGCGAGTTATACACTTCCTTGCAGCAAGGAGTTGTTGATGGCGCGGAAAATAATCCCCCCAGTTTTTATCTATCAAAGCATTATGAAGTGTGCAAATATTATAGTCTGGATGAACACACGGCTGTTCCGGATATTTTAATTATGAGTACAGTTGTTTGGAATAGCTTAAGTGAGCAGGAGCAGATCTGGTTACAAGAGGCCGTGGATGAGTCTGTAGAATTTCAAAAAACATTATGGAAAAAAGCAAGTGACGAAGCGCTGGCAGCAGTACAAGAGGCCGGTGTTCAGGTAATTTACCCGGACAAAACGCCGTTTCAGGGAGCCGTTAAAGAAATGCACGAATCGTATAAAGGTACATCAATTTATACGCTTATTAAACAGATAAATGAAATCAAATAA
- a CDS encoding SDR family oxidoreductase has product MLNNSLFDIKNKVVAITGGGGVLGSVIACALAEQNCKVAIMDLKTDLHEPVLNRLEKSKADYAVFKCDVLNKDSIEECKDDILKKFGQIDVLINGAGGNHPKSTTNADMSFFNIPAEAFNWVMQLNLTGTVLPSQVFGKLFADQGSGNILNISSMNAFRPLTRIPAYSSAKAAVSNFTQWLAVHMAQEYSANIRVNAIAPGFFLTNQNRFLLTDEKTGKPTERGKSIIGHTPMGRYGNPEDLVGTIVWLLSDASAFVTGIVVPVDGGFSAFSGV; this is encoded by the coding sequence ATTTTGAACAATTCTCTTTTTGATATAAAAAACAAAGTAGTCGCAATAACCGGTGGCGGTGGTGTTTTGGGCAGTGTAATAGCCTGTGCCTTAGCCGAACAAAACTGTAAAGTTGCAATTATGGATTTAAAAACTGATTTGCATGAACCTGTTTTAAACAGGCTCGAAAAGTCAAAAGCAGATTATGCAGTTTTCAAATGTGATGTTTTAAATAAAGACTCCATTGAAGAATGTAAAGATGATATTCTTAAAAAATTTGGCCAAATCGATGTGTTAATAAACGGTGCTGGGGGCAATCATCCAAAATCAACAACCAACGCGGATATGAGTTTTTTTAATATCCCGGCTGAGGCATTTAACTGGGTTATGCAGCTTAATCTCACGGGTACGGTTTTACCAAGTCAGGTGTTTGGGAAACTTTTTGCAGATCAGGGAAGTGGTAATATTTTAAATATTTCCTCCATGAATGCTTTTCGTCCTTTAACACGAATTCCGGCATATTCTTCAGCAAAAGCAGCGGTGAGCAATTTTACACAATGGCTGGCGGTACATATGGCACAGGAGTATTCTGCAAATATTCGTGTAAATGCAATCGCACCAGGATTTTTTCTGACCAATCAGAACCGTTTTTTGTTAACCGATGAAAAAACAGGCAAGCCAACGGAGCGTGGTAAATCAATAATTGGCCATACACCTATGGGGCGTTATGGAAATCCGGAAGATTTGGTTGGAACAATTGTATGGCTCTTATCAGATGCCTCAGCTTTTGTAACCGGGATTGTTGTTCCGGTTGATGGTGGATTTTCTGCCTTTAGTGGAGTTTAA